In Rubripirellula tenax, the following are encoded in one genomic region:
- a CDS encoding thiol-activated cytolysin family protein yields the protein MTKPITFLMLTGIGLLLTVLIAHAADNGVDVRVRNNLESPVNVFLKTGNGETAYGTIPVGGSRVQGSRPGDVWVFKSGSVNDSYSATDASDQSYEVGARDTITRHFLNDTDQPLTVYEGGEELATIRGEGTVSLDLSPGTGLRFVHPDDLAAEHIASVEGESYLTVGTDEDAEIVLAAVSNNVSRSTRNLTHPEDMPERMRTEATEEEKSPTDPEEDELGEKLKKLPHLVYEKFDQRKLKDDEIPKDEKNSTERLGDMECTVEWFEIGPAYSEQLALDPAPGIIYPGAMVYAETLKSGEYRPVPAKRNPITLSTTLDLENRVIDIERPENASEVRQKLSDLMDQEVRSAPPAQVTGQNQSVTSKEDLTFKLGGTFNSSFASFDGGFNFNQNSIKTRKLLKFTQVYYSVDMDTGGINSPSDFFVDPNDLARLEPKYMPAYVASVKYGRQAYLIITSEYSEREVTAALRARFNGASNAKLIDDEEDDDEEEKEDDDDDVDESDNVEKDEKDDAGNDEEEDGPAFSGAIATKAEWKKVLENTDIQFTIVGGDGMPSSGMIRGDIEKFMAYVEDGGRYSEDSPGIPIAWKLNYLDHSVAYLCKAFKYPIRNCDAVGSDARRFSVTLKSMTCTGEDDPSEYGKGTEEFYGTVTVTPFGDDGKDLPATTLWNVAAANAGYWAVAEEKQIGATTTIEFDNPKSRSSGFRLSADIREWDLHSHWDEVPATPISLTIADAIKTPLQTLYAESGGTKLSIQFEIMPVIDLGSDAIK from the coding sequence ATGACGAAACCAATCACCTTTTTAATGCTCACTGGCATTGGCTTGCTGTTGACCGTGTTGATCGCGCACGCCGCTGATAACGGCGTTGACGTCCGCGTACGAAACAATCTGGAAAGTCCCGTCAACGTATTTTTGAAGACCGGGAACGGGGAGACCGCCTATGGCACGATTCCCGTCGGCGGTAGTCGCGTGCAAGGCAGTCGACCAGGCGATGTCTGGGTCTTCAAATCGGGGTCAGTCAACGATTCCTACAGTGCAACGGATGCCAGTGATCAAAGTTACGAAGTGGGTGCGCGAGATACGATCACCCGCCACTTTTTAAACGACACCGACCAACCGCTGACTGTTTACGAAGGAGGCGAAGAGTTGGCAACGATTCGCGGGGAAGGCACGGTATCGCTGGATTTGTCACCGGGAACGGGACTGCGATTCGTTCATCCCGATGATCTTGCGGCGGAGCACATTGCAAGTGTTGAAGGTGAATCCTATCTGACGGTGGGCACCGATGAAGACGCGGAGATCGTCCTTGCCGCGGTCTCAAACAACGTTAGCCGCTCGACCAGAAATCTCACGCATCCTGAGGACATGCCCGAACGAATGAGAACGGAAGCTACCGAGGAAGAGAAATCGCCGACGGATCCAGAAGAAGACGAACTGGGCGAAAAACTTAAGAAGCTGCCGCACCTGGTGTACGAAAAATTTGATCAACGAAAGCTGAAAGATGACGAGATACCAAAAGATGAGAAAAACAGCACGGAACGTCTTGGAGACATGGAGTGCACTGTCGAGTGGTTTGAGATCGGCCCCGCTTATTCAGAACAACTCGCACTGGATCCCGCTCCAGGCATTATCTATCCGGGTGCGATGGTATATGCAGAAACGCTTAAATCGGGCGAGTACCGACCAGTACCTGCCAAAAGAAACCCCATCACGCTTTCGACAACGTTAGACCTTGAGAATCGTGTGATCGATATCGAGCGACCCGAGAATGCCTCGGAAGTGAGGCAAAAGCTTTCCGATCTAATGGACCAGGAAGTGCGGAGCGCTCCGCCCGCCCAAGTTACCGGACAAAATCAAAGTGTTACGTCCAAAGAAGACTTAACATTTAAACTCGGCGGTACTTTCAACTCGAGCTTTGCTAGTTTCGACGGTGGATTTAACTTCAACCAAAATTCCATCAAGACACGCAAGCTGCTCAAGTTCACCCAAGTTTACTATTCGGTTGATATGGATACGGGTGGAATCAACTCACCTTCCGACTTCTTTGTTGATCCAAACGATTTAGCTCGCCTAGAGCCTAAATACATGCCCGCCTATGTGGCCTCTGTAAAATATGGAAGACAAGCCTATTTGATTATCACTTCGGAATACAGCGAAAGAGAGGTTACTGCTGCACTCCGAGCGAGATTTAACGGCGCCTCAAATGCCAAGCTAATAGACGACGAAGAGGACGACGACGAAGAAGAGAAGGAGGACGACGATGACGATGTTGATGAATCAGACAACGTCGAAAAAGATGAGAAAGACGACGCAGGAAACGATGAAGAAGAGGATGGGCCTGCCTTCAGTGGGGCCATTGCGACGAAGGCCGAATGGAAAAAAGTGCTGGAGAATACCGATATTCAGTTCACCATTGTTGGCGGCGACGGAATGCCATCTTCGGGAATGATACGTGGAGACATCGAAAAGTTCATGGCGTACGTCGAAGACGGCGGCAGATATAGCGAGGACAGTCCCGGAATTCCAATCGCTTGGAAACTGAACTATCTCGACCACAGTGTCGCATATCTTTGTAAAGCGTTTAAGTATCCGATCCGCAACTGCGATGCGGTCGGTAGCGATGCTCGTCGTTTCTCTGTCACGCTTAAGTCGATGACGTGTACAGGCGAGGATGATCCTTCGGAATACGGAAAAGGAACAGAAGAATTTTATGGAACGGTCACGGTAACGCCCTTTGGCGACGACGGAAAAGATTTGCCTGCAACAACACTCTGGAACGTCGCAGCTGCCAACGCAGGCTACTGGGCAGTCGCTGAAGAGAAACAGATTGGCGCAACCACGACCATTGAATTTGATAATCCGAAGTCAAGGTCATCTGGGTTCCGTCTTAGCGCGGATATACGGGAATGGGATCTACACAGCCATTGGGATGAGGTCCCGGCGACACCTATCAGTTTAACGATTGCCGATGCGATCAAGACGCCATTGCAAACATTATACGCCGAGTCAGGCGGTACTAAACTTAGTATCCAATTCGAGATCATGCCCGTCATCGATCTTGGATCGGATGCGATCAAGTGA